In Blastopirellula sp. J2-11, a single genomic region encodes these proteins:
- the nagB gene encoding glucosamine-6-phosphate deaminase: MIQNMTNSASLPTAAPVRGVRIPTFTFPTSEELARHVARIVASVIRERNSYGQTAVLGLPTGSTPTGVYRELVRMHQEEGLDLSNVITFNLDEYYGISPDQLQSYHRTMHETFFNHVNVPAENIHIPDGNVPHAEIEDYCRQYEREIEASGGIDLMLLGIGGNGHIGFNEPFSIRNSRTRLCTLDPVTRKSAASDFFQEENVPTSAVTMGIATIMDARRILLLALGEGKSNVIRETVEATPSDRIPASFLQDHPDAQVLIDEAAASKLTDIQTPWALGSVEWDESLIKKAVIWLCQQTGKALLKLDDDDFRKFNLHQLLRHHGPAGPLAHRVFKWMQETIEYHPAGKERKKTICFSPHPDDDVISMGGTLIRLIQDGHEVHIAYMTSGNIAVFDHDAQRYADFVSEYNRMFGVDGERSLQVEQEVAGSLTSKKPGEPDIEAVMNIKGLIRRSEAKAGALKVGCQEENLHFLDLPFYQTGTVSKNPLGQIDIDIIYDLLMKEQPDQVYIAGDLSDPHGTHRVCAMAIFRAMKRIEAETGSRPDALLYRGAWQEYPLHEIEIAVPLSPGDITLKRQAIFMHESQKDRALFPGSDPREFWQRAEDRNKGTADNYNQIGLPEYYAIEAFVRWNGVPL; the protein is encoded by the coding sequence ATGATTCAAAACATGACCAACAGCGCCTCGTTGCCGACCGCGGCCCCCGTCCGCGGCGTGCGCATCCCCACTTTCACTTTTCCTACCAGCGAAGAACTTGCTCGACACGTCGCCCGGATTGTGGCCAGCGTGATTCGTGAGCGCAATTCGTATGGTCAAACGGCGGTGCTTGGCCTGCCGACCGGATCGACGCCGACCGGCGTTTATCGCGAACTGGTTCGCATGCACCAAGAGGAAGGACTCGATCTGTCGAACGTCATCACGTTCAACCTGGACGAGTATTACGGCATCTCGCCCGATCAGTTGCAAAGCTATCACCGCACGATGCACGAGACCTTCTTCAACCATGTGAACGTGCCGGCCGAGAATATCCATATTCCCGACGGCAACGTGCCGCACGCCGAGATCGAAGACTACTGTCGCCAGTACGAACGCGAGATCGAAGCGTCCGGCGGCATCGACCTGATGCTGCTGGGCATCGGCGGCAACGGACACATCGGCTTTAACGAGCCGTTCTCGATCCGCAACAGCCGCACGCGACTATGCACGCTCGATCCGGTTACCCGCAAGTCGGCCGCCAGTGATTTCTTCCAGGAAGAAAACGTCCCGACCAGCGCGGTCACCATGGGGATCGCGACAATCATGGACGCGCGGCGGATTTTGCTGCTGGCGCTGGGGGAAGGAAAATCGAACGTCATTCGCGAGACGGTCGAAGCGACTCCGTCAGACCGGATTCCGGCCAGCTTTTTGCAAGATCATCCTGACGCGCAGGTTTTGATTGACGAAGCGGCCGCCAGCAAGCTGACCGACATCCAAACTCCCTGGGCGCTGGGGAGCGTGGAGTGGGATGAATCGCTGATCAAGAAAGCGGTCATCTGGCTCTGCCAACAAACCGGCAAGGCGCTGCTGAAGCTGGACGACGATGACTTTCGCAAATTCAATCTGCATCAGTTGCTGCGGCATCATGGCCCAGCCGGTCCGCTTGCGCATCGCGTCTTCAAGTGGATGCAAGAGACGATCGAATATCACCCTGCCGGCAAAGAACGCAAAAAGACGATCTGCTTCAGCCCCCATCCCGACGATGACGTCATCAGCATGGGCGGCACGCTGATTCGTTTGATCCAAGATGGTCACGAAGTCCATATCGCCTACATGACCAGCGGCAACATCGCCGTCTTCGATCATGACGCGCAGCGTTACGCCGATTTTGTCAGCGAATACAACCGCATGTTCGGCGTCGACGGCGAGCGTTCGCTGCAAGTCGAGCAGGAAGTCGCCGGTTCGCTCACCTCCAAAAAGCCAGGCGAGCCTGACATCGAAGCGGTGATGAACATCAAGGGACTCATCCGCCGCAGCGAAGCGAAGGCCGGCGCCTTGAAGGTTGGCTGTCAGGAAGAGAACCTGCACTTCCTCGACCTGCCGTTCTATCAAACCGGCACGGTCTCGAAGAACCCGCTGGGGCAAATCGACATCGACATCATTTACGACCTGTTGATGAAAGAACAGCCTGACCAGGTTTACATCGCCGGCGACCTGTCGGATCCGCATGGAACGCACCGCGTTTGCGCGATGGCGATCTTCCGCGCGATGAAGCGGATCGAAGCCGAGACCGGCTCACGACCTGACGCGCTGCTGTATCGCGGCGCCTGGCAAGAGTACCCGCTGCACGAGATCGAAATCGCGGTGCCGCTGAGCCCCGGCGACATCACGCTAAAGCGTCAAGCGATCTTCATGCACGAAAGCCAAAAAGACCGCGCGCTCTTCCCCGGCAGCGACCCCCGCGAATTTTGGCAACGCGCCGAAGATCGCAACAAAGGAACCGCTGACAACTACAACCAAATCGGCCTGCCGGAGTATTACGCGATCGAAGCGTTTGTGCGGTGGAATGGGGTGCCGTTGTAA